In one window of Cytophagaceae bacterium ABcell3 DNA:
- the pgi gene encoding glucose-6-phosphate isomerase produces the protein MSNNLTGYTSWKSLQNHYKTASKLQMRELFNEDQKRFSKFSIQFNDILLDYSKNRVTEETMKLLVELAREAGLRDAIDAMFSGEKINTTENRAVLHTALRNRANTPIMVDGKDVMPAVNEVLGKMKKFCDDIRSGSWKGYTGKAITDIVNIGIGGSDLGPYMVTEALKPYGKEGLNVHFVSNVDGTHVSEVLKKVDPETTVFIIASKTFTTQETITNAETAKNWFLVKCGDHNCVARHFVALSTNEKAVAAFGIDTDNMFEFWDWVGGRYSLWSAIGLSIAVYIGFDNFEKLLSGAHEMDVHFRDTAFEKNIPVVLALLGVWYNNFFDAETHAILPYDQYMHRFAAYFQQGDMESNGKRVTKDGKVANYTTGPIIWGEPGTNGQHAFYQLIHQGTKLIPCDFLAPVQTQNPVGDHHEKLLANFFAQTEALMKGKTEEEARAELQNEGLSDEQLKALLPHKVFPGNTPTNSIFFKKLTPEVLGALIAMYEHKIFVQGVIWNVNSFDQWGVELGKQLAKAILGELKDDQEVASHDSSTNGLINFFKKNR, from the coding sequence ATGAGCAACAACCTAACCGGTTATACCTCCTGGAAAAGTCTCCAAAACCATTACAAGACAGCATCAAAGCTGCAAATGAGAGAATTGTTCAATGAGGATCAAAAAAGATTTTCAAAATTTTCTATACAGTTTAATGACATCCTTCTGGATTACTCCAAGAATAGGGTAACAGAAGAAACCATGAAGTTGCTAGTTGAACTAGCCCGTGAAGCTGGACTGAGGGATGCGATAGACGCCATGTTTTCAGGAGAAAAGATAAATACTACTGAAAACAGAGCGGTACTTCACACAGCACTAAGAAATAGGGCTAACACGCCTATCATGGTAGACGGAAAAGATGTGATGCCTGCTGTAAATGAGGTGCTAGGCAAAATGAAAAAGTTTTGCGATGACATCAGAAGTGGAAGCTGGAAAGGGTATACTGGCAAGGCCATAACGGATATAGTCAATATCGGCATTGGCGGTTCTGACCTTGGCCCTTATATGGTTACAGAAGCACTTAAACCTTACGGAAAAGAGGGACTAAATGTCCACTTTGTATCTAATGTCGATGGCACACATGTTTCGGAGGTACTGAAAAAGGTCGACCCTGAAACAACTGTGTTTATCATTGCCTCTAAAACCTTTACCACACAAGAAACAATAACCAATGCCGAAACAGCCAAAAATTGGTTCCTTGTAAAATGTGGCGATCATAACTGTGTAGCCAGGCATTTTGTGGCACTCTCTACCAATGAAAAAGCGGTTGCTGCTTTCGGTATTGATACAGACAATATGTTTGAGTTTTGGGATTGGGTTGGCGGACGTTACTCTCTATGGTCTGCCATAGGACTTTCTATTGCTGTATATATTGGTTTTGACAATTTTGAGAAACTTTTATCTGGTGCACATGAGATGGATGTCCATTTCAGGGATACAGCATTTGAGAAAAACATACCTGTAGTTCTTGCGCTACTTGGTGTTTGGTACAACAATTTTTTTGATGCCGAAACTCATGCCATCCTCCCTTACGATCAGTACATGCACCGGTTTGCTGCATATTTTCAGCAAGGAGATATGGAAAGCAATGGCAAAAGGGTAACCAAAGATGGCAAAGTGGCAAATTATACCACTGGCCCAATCATTTGGGGAGAGCCAGGCACCAATGGCCAACATGCATTTTACCAGCTTATCCATCAGGGAACCAAGCTTATACCTTGTGACTTCTTGGCACCGGTACAAACACAAAACCCAGTGGGCGACCATCATGAAAAACTTCTGGCAAACTTCTTTGCACAAACAGAAGCTTTGATGAAAGGTAAAACAGAAGAAGAAGCACGTGCAGAGCTACAGAACGAAGGATTATCAGACGAACAGCTTAAAGCACTTCTTCCTCATAAGGTTTTTCCTGGAAACACCCCTACTAACTCTATTTTCTTCAAAAAGCTAACTCCAGAAGTATTGGGCGCACTTATAGCTATGTATGAGCATAAGATCTTTGTTCAAGGTGTTATCTGGAACGTCAACTCTTTTGATCAGTGGGGCGTAGAGTTAGGAAAGCAGTTGGCAAAAGCTATTTTAGGAGAGTTAAAAGACGACCAAGAGGTTGCCTCTCATGACAGCTCAACCAATGGCCTCATCAACTTCTTTAAGAAAAACCGATAA
- a CDS encoding ABC transporter ATP-binding protein, whose amino-acid sequence MEDHKIKSGNIFDFRILRRLFSYVKPYAGYFYLLVFLTVFTAVLGPLKPFLIGRYAVDKYIASGDWEGLQFITVVLIGLLILHGVVNYMHTWLAGWIGQNVIRDLRIKLFQHLLTFRLRFFDKTPVGRLITRNVSDIETLSAVFSEGFAAISGDILQLIFILCIMFWWNWKLTLVTLSVVPILIFCTYVFKEKIKVAFNQVRSAVSNLNSFVQEHITGMSIVQIFNSEEREYEKFRKINEEHRKANLKSVLYYSVYFPIADFISAAGTALLLWYGARGVLNMEVTYGVLTSFVMYIAMFFRPIRLIADRFNTLQLGIVSSDRIFKLLDEKQYQYKSGDVKADNLKGHISFNNVWFAYNEKDYVLKNISFDVKPGESVALVGATGAGKSSIINLLNGFYQISSGGIKIDGRDLKEYDLGSLRKQVSVVLQDVFLFSDTIYNNISLNEPGISPQKIQDTTKLLGAEKFIAEFPGGFDYNVMERGSTLSSGQRQIISFIRALVSDPAIIVLDEATSSIDSETEELVQQAMDKMMQGRTSLIIAHRLSTIKKADKIIVLEKGEIVESGTHDELLALEGYYYNLYHMQFLKSQN is encoded by the coding sequence TTGGAAGACCATAAAATTAAAAGTGGAAATATATTTGACTTCAGGATACTGCGGAGGTTGTTTTCTTATGTAAAACCTTACGCAGGATATTTCTACTTGCTTGTTTTCCTGACTGTTTTTACTGCTGTTCTGGGTCCGTTAAAACCTTTTTTAATTGGGAGGTATGCCGTAGACAAATATATTGCTTCGGGCGATTGGGAAGGGCTTCAATTTATTACGGTTGTATTGATAGGTTTACTCATACTTCATGGTGTGGTAAACTACATGCATACTTGGTTGGCTGGCTGGATTGGTCAAAATGTAATACGTGACCTGAGGATTAAGCTATTTCAGCATTTGCTAACCTTCAGGCTTAGATTTTTTGATAAAACACCGGTAGGGCGACTGATTACCAGAAATGTTTCAGATATCGAAACTTTGTCTGCGGTCTTTAGCGAGGGTTTTGCCGCTATTTCTGGTGATATACTGCAACTTATTTTTATCCTTTGCATCATGTTTTGGTGGAACTGGAAACTAACCTTGGTTACGCTTTCTGTTGTGCCCATCCTAATATTTTGCACTTATGTATTTAAAGAAAAAATTAAGGTAGCTTTTAATCAAGTGCGCTCTGCCGTTTCAAACCTTAACTCCTTTGTTCAAGAGCATATTACCGGCATGAGCATTGTGCAGATCTTTAATAGTGAGGAACGGGAGTATGAAAAATTCAGAAAGATCAATGAAGAGCATCGCAAAGCTAACTTAAAGTCCGTCCTGTATTATTCTGTATATTTTCCAATAGCAGATTTTATAAGCGCGGCAGGCACAGCCTTGTTGCTATGGTATGGAGCAAGAGGTGTATTGAATATGGAAGTTACCTATGGGGTGCTGACTTCTTTTGTAATGTATATCGCTATGTTTTTTAGGCCTATCAGGTTAATAGCAGATCGTTTCAACACCCTTCAATTAGGCATTGTCAGCTCGGATCGTATTTTTAAATTATTGGACGAAAAGCAGTACCAGTACAAATCAGGTGATGTTAAAGCGGATAATCTGAAAGGGCATATTTCGTTTAATAATGTATGGTTTGCTTATAATGAGAAGGACTACGTTTTAAAGAATATTTCTTTTGACGTGAAACCTGGAGAATCCGTGGCTCTGGTTGGGGCAACGGGGGCCGGAAAGTCATCTATTATCAACTTGTTAAATGGGTTCTATCAGATTTCTTCCGGTGGCATAAAAATTGATGGAAGAGATTTGAAGGAGTATGATTTGGGTAGTTTGAGAAAACAAGTGAGTGTCGTGCTTCAGGATGTGTTTTTGTTTTCAGATACTATTTACAATAATATCTCCTTAAACGAACCAGGTATTTCTCCTCAGAAAATACAGGACACCACTAAGCTATTAGGTGCGGAGAAGTTTATTGCTGAGTTTCCTGGAGGGTTTGATTATAATGTGATGGAAAGGGGAAGTACACTTTCATCAGGACAACGGCAGATTATTTCTTTTATACGCGCCTTGGTTTCCGACCCTGCTATTATAGTTCTAGACGAAGCCACTTCGAGTATAGACTCGGAGACTGAAGAACTGGTGCAGCAAGCTATGGACAAAATGATGCAGGGCAGAACATCGCTTATTATAGCCCATAGGCTATCTACCATAAAAAAAGCAGATAAAATAATTGTGCTTGAAAAAGGAGAAATAGTAGAATCTGGCACGCACGATGAACTTCTAGCGTTAGAAGGATATTACTATAATTTATACCATATGCAATTTTTAAAGTCTCAGAATTAA
- the truA gene encoding tRNA pseudouridine(38-40) synthase TruA, translating to MRYFLEIAYKGTNYAGWQIQKNAVSVQQKLDEALATVLRYPVKTIGSGRTDTGVHCSQQFVHIDVKEAFTEKNRYSLNCVLPSDIAIKSAFRVKDTAHARFDALSRSYEYKITPAKDPFLNEFAWRFDKKLDIDKMNQACEILKKHTDFESFSKVHTDVKNFNCEIFSAKWDVEDDLIIFRITANRFLRGMVRAVGGTLIDVGLGKISISDFEKVILARDRKQAGSALPPHGLFLCKVAYPEEIFFEEC from the coding sequence TTGAGGTATTTTCTTGAAATAGCATATAAAGGCACCAATTATGCCGGCTGGCAAATACAAAAAAATGCTGTGTCGGTCCAGCAAAAACTGGACGAGGCCCTAGCAACGGTGCTACGGTATCCTGTAAAAACAATTGGTAGTGGAAGAACGGATACCGGAGTTCACTGCTCCCAGCAGTTTGTTCATATTGACGTGAAAGAGGCTTTTACAGAAAAAAACAGGTATAGCCTTAATTGCGTGCTGCCTTCTGATATTGCCATCAAGTCCGCTTTTCGGGTAAAAGATACCGCCCATGCCCGCTTTGATGCTTTGTCCCGAAGTTATGAGTATAAAATAACTCCGGCAAAAGATCCTTTTTTGAATGAATTTGCCTGGAGGTTTGACAAGAAGCTTGACATAGATAAGATGAACCAGGCTTGTGAAATTCTTAAAAAACATACCGATTTTGAAAGCTTTAGCAAAGTACATACAGATGTAAAAAACTTTAACTGTGAAATCTTTTCCGCAAAATGGGACGTGGAAGATGACCTTATCATTTTTAGAATTACCGCCAATCGTTTTTTAAGGGGAATGGTGAGGGCTGTTGGTGGGACGTTAATAGATGTGGGGCTTGGGAAAATTTCAATTAGTGATTTTGAAAAAGTTATCTTGGCACGTGACCGTAAACAGGCTGGAAGTGCTTTGCCTCCTCATGGACTCTTTCTTTGCAAAGTAGCTTATCCTGAAGAAATTTTTTTTGAGGAGTGTTAA
- the rlmB gene encoding 23S rRNA (guanosine(2251)-2'-O)-methyltransferase RlmB — MEKWNPGKIKKNSFINEDYNDKKDIVFGIRPVIEAIHSGREIDKIFVQKDQNSLLTNELIALAQEHGIPIARVPLEKLNKITRKVHQGVICYLSAIHYASLDNVISEAWNQGKEPLLLILDRITDVRNFGAITRTAECMGVNGIVIPSRGAAQINSDALKTSAGALNFIPVCREENLKNTLTYLKDSGIQIIACTEKAEDLPASVDMKGPVAIVMGSEEDGISPEYLKKADKKVRIPMTGKVGSLNVSVAAGMILYEVVRQRS; from the coding sequence ATGGAGAAATGGAATCCTGGTAAGATAAAGAAAAACAGCTTTATCAATGAAGACTATAATGATAAAAAAGATATAGTTTTTGGAATAAGACCTGTCATTGAAGCAATTCACTCAGGAAGAGAAATAGACAAGATTTTTGTACAGAAAGATCAGAACAGTCTACTCACTAATGAACTAATAGCCCTTGCCCAAGAACATGGAATACCCATTGCAAGAGTGCCCCTTGAAAAACTAAATAAGATAACCAGAAAGGTTCACCAAGGTGTTATTTGCTACCTTTCAGCTATTCACTATGCATCACTAGACAATGTTATTTCAGAAGCATGGAATCAGGGGAAAGAGCCGCTGCTACTCATTCTGGACAGGATTACAGATGTTAGAAATTTTGGAGCCATTACAAGAACGGCAGAATGCATGGGCGTAAATGGCATAGTTATACCTTCCAGAGGTGCGGCACAAATAAATAGCGACGCATTAAAAACCTCAGCTGGTGCTTTAAACTTTATACCTGTTTGCCGAGAGGAAAACTTGAAAAACACCCTTACCTATCTGAAAGATAGTGGTATTCAAATAATAGCATGTACAGAAAAAGCAGAAGACCTTCCAGCATCTGTCGACATGAAAGGCCCTGTAGCTATTGTCATGGGGTCTGAAGAAGATGGTATTTCGCCAGAATATCTAAAAAAGGCCGATAAGAAAGTTAGAATCCCTATGACAGGTAAAGTAGGTTCTTTGAATGTTTCGGTAGCAGCAGGAATGATCCTATACGAAGTGGTCAGGCAGCGGTCGTGA
- a CDS encoding DUF4293 domain-containing protein, with protein MIQRVQSLFLFGAAILALLILFFPIWTGIGSAADAGEQAQITALVDAFAISIDTQTEPAEGAAYIASLAILSAITALFTIFRFKNRILQMRLCSFNLLLLSALIGTYFLAISRARNYFTETESENFQTGFYLPIAAIVLTWLANKYIKKDEKLVRSVDRLR; from the coding sequence ATGATACAACGAGTACAAAGCCTCTTTCTGTTTGGGGCAGCAATTTTAGCTTTACTAATCTTATTTTTCCCGATCTGGACAGGCATAGGCTCAGCAGCCGATGCAGGCGAACAAGCACAAATAACTGCGCTGGTAGATGCTTTTGCAATAAGCATTGACACACAAACCGAGCCAGCAGAGGGTGCTGCTTATATTGCATCATTGGCCATTTTATCGGCCATAACTGCTTTATTCACCATTTTCAGGTTTAAAAACAGGATTTTGCAAATGCGTCTCTGTTCATTTAACCTACTTTTGCTTTCTGCACTCATTGGTACATATTTCTTGGCTATAAGTAGAGCAAGAAACTATTTTACCGAGACCGAAAGCGAAAATTTCCAAACTGGTTTCTATTTGCCTATAGCAGCCATTGTCCTCACATGGTTAGCCAACAAGTATATTAAAAAAGATGAAAAACTGGTTAGGTCGGTAGATAGGCTTAGGTAA
- a CDS encoding OmpA family protein: MVKYSLLIFIFICSFNLHAQDGRILKKAEAALESGEYAQALEYFEQLLGKSPEDAELNHKTALCHLNMSSNKKLLYYANNAVKYAEKPTLDMYFTLARAYHLDHQFDKAIEAYKNSDPGNKNKKAISKYIKECQYGKSYVSNAEKIKITNAGKSINTEHPEYLPYITADLSRLYFTSRRPGSTGGKKAPDGMYYEDIYTSVNRGGAWEAPENVGPPLNGDGHDACIGISADGQTMFIYKGSNGGDIYTSELKGKKWSNPKPIEEVNSPFFESSACVSPDGRMLFFVRAADYKSNKDIYMCSKTVKGNWSKPRKLPFNTEYDEDAPFMHPDGKTLYFSSKGHSSMGEYDVFKVTLKPDGSWTKPENLGYPINTAGNDVFFVLAADAKIGLYSSDREGGLGKQDIYTIRMPVKDKGPELALLKGKVKDAETGKPLEAEITITDNSSRELLAEFHSNQSSGNYLVSLPSGKNYNVTVEKDGYVFYSENINFNPKDGYKEMYRDIDLMPLKSGSKVVLKNIFFNTGEDVLSSESITELQRLARLLLENRQIRIEISGHTDNTGNNDINKQLSEKRAKAVYDYLVENGVPANRMTYQGFGSSQPIDTNETEEGRQNNRRTEFKVL, translated from the coding sequence ATGGTTAAATATTCTTTATTGATATTCATTTTTATCTGTTCGTTCAACTTACATGCTCAAGATGGCAGGATTTTAAAAAAAGCGGAAGCAGCTTTAGAGTCAGGAGAATACGCACAAGCGCTTGAATATTTCGAGCAGCTTCTTGGAAAATCGCCAGAAGACGCCGAGCTTAACCATAAGACAGCGCTCTGTCACCTAAACATGTCTTCAAACAAAAAACTGCTTTACTATGCCAATAATGCAGTTAAGTACGCAGAAAAGCCAACCTTAGATATGTATTTCACATTGGCACGAGCATACCATTTGGACCACCAGTTTGATAAAGCTATTGAAGCCTATAAAAACTCAGACCCTGGCAATAAAAATAAAAAAGCAATCTCCAAATACATCAAAGAGTGCCAATATGGCAAGTCCTATGTATCCAATGCAGAAAAAATTAAAATCACGAATGCTGGCAAAAGCATAAACACAGAACATCCAGAATACCTGCCCTATATTACAGCAGACCTATCAAGGCTCTATTTTACATCCAGGAGGCCAGGCTCTACAGGTGGGAAAAAAGCCCCAGACGGTATGTACTACGAAGATATTTACACATCCGTAAATAGAGGCGGGGCGTGGGAAGCACCTGAAAACGTGGGGCCACCGCTAAATGGCGACGGGCATGATGCCTGTATAGGAATATCTGCCGATGGGCAAACGATGTTTATTTACAAAGGAAGCAATGGAGGCGATATCTATACCTCGGAGCTGAAAGGAAAAAAATGGAGCAACCCCAAGCCTATTGAAGAAGTAAATTCCCCATTTTTTGAAAGCTCTGCCTGCGTATCTCCTGATGGCAGAATGCTGTTCTTTGTAAGGGCTGCTGACTATAAGTCAAACAAGGACATTTATATGTGCAGCAAAACGGTCAAAGGCAACTGGTCTAAACCTAGGAAACTGCCTTTCAATACTGAATATGATGAAGACGCACCTTTTATGCACCCAGACGGTAAGACTTTATATTTCAGCTCAAAAGGCCACTCCTCAATGGGCGAGTATGATGTTTTTAAAGTCACTCTGAAACCAGATGGATCTTGGACCAAACCCGAAAATTTAGGATACCCTATTAATACCGCAGGCAACGATGTGTTTTTTGTACTGGCAGCCGATGCCAAAATCGGCCTTTATTCCTCAGACCGCGAAGGAGGGCTTGGCAAACAAGACATCTATACCATCCGCATGCCTGTAAAAGACAAAGGGCCGGAGCTAGCACTTTTAAAAGGGAAAGTCAAAGACGCTGAAACAGGCAAACCGTTAGAGGCTGAAATTACCATTACAGACAACAGTTCAAGGGAGCTTTTAGCAGAATTTCACTCCAACCAGTCTAGTGGAAATTATTTGGTCTCGCTACCTTCAGGCAAAAACTACAATGTAACCGTAGAAAAAGATGGTTACGTTTTCTATTCTGAAAACATCAACTTTAACCCTAAGGATGGTTATAAAGAAATGTACAGAGACATTGACCTAATGCCTTTGAAATCAGGATCAAAAGTAGTTCTAAAAAATATATTTTTCAATACAGGAGAAGATGTGCTTAGCAGCGAATCTATAACAGAACTTCAGCGGTTGGCAAGGCTCCTGTTGGAAAACCGCCAAATCCGGATAGAGATTTCAGGACACACTGATAACACCGGAAATAATGACATCAACAAACAGCTCTCTGAGAAAAGGGCAAAAGCCGTTTATGATTATTTGGTAGAAAATGGCGTGCCTGCAAACAGAATGACCTACCAAGGTTTTGGAAGCAGCCAGCCTATTGACACCAATGAAACGGAAGAAGGCAGACAAAACAACAGAAGAACAGAATTTAAGGTACTCTAA
- a CDS encoding GyrI-like domain-containing protein, translating to MKKALVIIACVVMSSLLFGYYKLGGFKKPEHSKITANDYWIYGKHYKGKLEDKNFATLFEEAEAYISSNNIDGYGAAYYFNNPQQGSDTADAFVGFIVEDSLATPPQGYNVLKIDSREVVQMHMKSHYIVSPINVYESILEYAEGEGIKTKDSPSLEIYRATDDLIIQVPVIEE from the coding sequence ATGAAAAAAGCACTTGTAATTATCGCCTGCGTCGTAATGTCCTCATTGCTCTTTGGGTATTATAAGCTAGGTGGTTTTAAGAAGCCAGAACATTCAAAAATTACAGCCAATGACTATTGGATCTATGGTAAACATTATAAAGGAAAACTAGAGGATAAAAATTTTGCCACGCTTTTTGAGGAGGCAGAAGCCTATATTAGCAGTAACAATATTGATGGGTATGGTGCGGCATATTATTTCAATAACCCACAACAAGGGTCTGATACAGCAGATGCATTTGTTGGTTTTATTGTAGAAGACTCTTTGGCTACACCTCCACAAGGTTACAATGTGCTTAAAATTGATAGCCGTGAAGTGGTTCAAATGCATATGAAGTCGCACTACATAGTTTCTCCTATCAATGTTTATGAGAGCATTTTAGAATATGCGGAAGGAGAAGGTATTAAAACAAAAGATAGCCCTTCTTTGGAAATATACAGAGCAACCGACGACTTAATCATTCAAGTGCCTGTTATAGAAGAGTAA
- the htpG gene encoding molecular chaperone HtpG, which translates to MEEKGTISIHTENIFPIIKKFLYSDHEIFLRELVSNAVDATQKIKRLSSLGEYSGETGDVKIKVSLDEEAKTITISDKGIGMTAEEIKKYINQIAFSGATEFVEKYKDKGDDKQIIGHFGLGFYSSFMVAEKVELITKSYKEGTEAARWECDGSTEFEITATEKDSRGTDVVLHIAEDSSEFLDKLRIKGILEKYCKFLPVEIEFDGEVINNPEPLWTKSPSGLKDEDYLKFYKELYPFSEDPLFWIHLNVDYPFNLTGILYFPKIKSDIEVSRNKIQLYSRQVFITDEVKDVVPEFLMLLHGVIDSPDIPLNVSRSFLQADSNVKKINSHITKKVADKLSELYNKDKAAYEQKWDDINVFVKYGMISEDKFYDKAKDFCLLKSTDGKYATLEEYKEKIKEHQTDKEGNVVALYSTDPGKQDAYIDSAHKRNYDVLQFDTIIDSHFINLLERKLEKFSLKRVDSDSVEKLIEKDQKTESVLSKDEEEKLKKIFEKALEGKNMALNVEALPVDEMPVTVTQPEFIRRMKDMSAMGGGGMNFMGQMPDTTNVVVNGNHQLMQKLLKEENEDTQTKLAKQACDLALLSQGMLTGKDLTNFIKNSISIACV; encoded by the coding sequence ATGGAAGAAAAAGGTACCATTTCGATTCATACCGAAAACATTTTCCCAATTATCAAGAAATTTCTGTATTCGGATCATGAGATTTTTTTAAGAGAACTTGTTTCCAACGCTGTTGATGCCACTCAAAAAATCAAAAGATTGTCTTCTTTAGGCGAATATTCGGGTGAAACAGGAGATGTAAAAATCAAAGTATCACTGGACGAAGAAGCCAAGACCATTACCATTAGCGATAAAGGTATTGGTATGACAGCAGAAGAAATCAAAAAATATATTAACCAGATCGCTTTTTCTGGCGCTACCGAATTTGTTGAAAAATACAAAGACAAAGGTGATGACAAACAAATCATAGGGCACTTTGGTCTTGGGTTCTACTCTTCTTTTATGGTAGCAGAAAAAGTAGAGCTGATCACAAAGTCTTATAAAGAGGGTACTGAAGCCGCCCGTTGGGAGTGCGACGGTTCAACAGAATTTGAAATAACTGCCACTGAAAAAGACAGTAGAGGAACTGATGTAGTTCTTCATATTGCTGAGGACTCCAGTGAGTTCCTTGACAAGCTAAGAATTAAAGGAATTCTTGAAAAATACTGTAAGTTCCTTCCGGTAGAGATAGAGTTTGATGGCGAAGTAATTAACAACCCTGAGCCACTTTGGACTAAGTCCCCTTCAGGACTAAAAGATGAAGATTACCTAAAATTCTATAAAGAACTATACCCTTTTTCAGAAGACCCTCTTTTCTGGATTCACTTAAATGTAGATTACCCGTTCAACCTAACAGGTATTTTATATTTCCCTAAAATTAAGAGTGATATAGAGGTAAGCAGAAACAAAATACAGCTTTACTCTAGGCAAGTATTTATAACAGACGAGGTAAAAGACGTAGTTCCAGAGTTTCTGATGCTTCTGCATGGAGTAATAGACTCTCCTGACATTCCTCTGAATGTTTCTAGAAGCTTCTTACAAGCAGACTCTAATGTAAAGAAAATCAACTCGCACATTACCAAAAAGGTAGCGGACAAATTGTCTGAACTATACAATAAGGACAAAGCTGCTTATGAGCAGAAGTGGGACGACATTAATGTTTTTGTAAAATACGGCATGATCAGTGAGGACAAGTTTTACGACAAGGCCAAAGACTTTTGTCTGCTAAAAAGCACTGACGGAAAATATGCAACTTTAGAGGAATACAAAGAAAAAATCAAAGAGCACCAAACAGACAAAGAAGGCAATGTGGTGGCTTTGTATTCAACAGACCCTGGAAAGCAAGATGCTTATATAGACTCTGCCCATAAGAGGAACTATGATGTTTTACAATTTGACACTATCATAGATAGTCACTTCATAAACCTGCTGGAACGAAAGCTAGAGAAGTTTTCGCTAAAACGTGTCGATTCCGACAGTGTAGAAAAACTCATAGAAAAAGACCAGAAAACAGAAAGTGTGCTTTCTAAAGACGAGGAAGAAAAACTTAAAAAGATCTTTGAAAAAGCACTAGAAGGCAAAAACATGGCCCTGAATGTAGAAGCTTTGCCTGTAGACGAAATGCCTGTTACTGTTACCCAGCCCGAGTTCATCCGCAGAATGAAAGATATGTCGGCCATGGGTGGTGGAGGCATGAACTTTATGGGACAAATGCCTGACACAACTAATGTAGTGGTAAACGGCAACCACCAGTTGATGCAAAAATTGTTGAAAGAAGAAAACGAAGACACGCAAACAAAACTGGCCAAACAAGCATGCGACCTAGCGCTACTTTCTCAGGGAATGCTGACTGGTAAAGACTTGACAAACTTTATAAAAAACAGCATTAGCATTGCCTGTGTGTAA
- a CDS encoding BamA/TamA family outer membrane protein, producing the protein MYYTILKILFLSLLLSIFTSYGAAGNGKPGDPDNPSDTLEESKGFMALPLFYYTPDTRFAFGALGVTYFRLKGQEGTTRLSHAKLMSNYTLNNQLDVYGSWDIFLPDEKYYIKGVLRYRNFPDRFYGVGNMSEPVYENFDYSYFTFKKLVMRKVRPNLFLGGDFHFNYAYGFDLEQDKLLSTGRISGHDGGLTSGLGLVGIYDSRDNVVYPSKGVFFEASSYFYGGYLGSDFNYTNLNLVFSTYKKVFNRGVLAANVTGNFNHGDIPFTSMAFAGSDEILRGYSKNRYRDNNFLGTQVEYRMPVIGRFGIACFAGIGDVFENISDVGLNTLKYSYGGGIRYTINEKEHLNIRLDYGIGRGGNNGFYIMVSEAF; encoded by the coding sequence ATGTATTATACTATTTTGAAAATACTTTTCCTTTCGCTCTTGCTGTCAATTTTTACCTCTTATGGTGCGGCTGGAAATGGGAAGCCAGGAGACCCTGACAATCCATCGGATACTTTGGAAGAAAGTAAAGGGTTTATGGCGCTTCCATTATTTTACTATACCCCAGATACCCGTTTTGCTTTTGGTGCTTTAGGGGTTACCTACTTTCGATTGAAAGGCCAAGAGGGCACTACACGTCTTTCTCATGCTAAGTTGATGTCTAATTATACCTTGAACAATCAGTTAGATGTTTATGGGTCTTGGGATATATTTTTGCCTGATGAGAAGTATTATATTAAAGGTGTTTTGAGGTACCGGAATTTTCCAGACCGCTTTTATGGTGTAGGTAATATGAGTGAGCCGGTTTATGAAAATTTTGACTACAGCTACTTTACCTTTAAGAAATTGGTCATGAGAAAGGTGCGCCCCAATTTGTTTTTAGGAGGCGACTTTCATTTTAACTATGCTTATGGGTTTGACTTGGAACAAGATAAGCTTTTAAGTACAGGGAGGATTTCGGGGCATGACGGAGGTCTGACTTCAGGCTTAGGTCTCGTCGGTATTTATGACTCCCGAGACAATGTGGTTTATCCTTCAAAGGGTGTCTTTTTCGAAGCGTCTTCTTATTTCTACGGTGGGTATTTGGGAAGCGATTTTAACTATACAAATTTAAACCTTGTCTTTAGTACTTATAAAAAAGTATTTAACAGAGGTGTGTTGGCTGCCAATGTCACTGGAAATTTTAACCATGGTGATATTCCTTTTACCAGTATGGCTTTTGCCGGTAGTGATGAAATCCTTAGGGGCTACTCAAAGAACAGGTACAGAGATAATAATTTCCTTGGTACACAGGTTGAATACCGTATGCCTGTGATCGGGCGCTTTGGTATTGCTTGCTTTGCCGGGATAGGTGATGTTTTTGAAAATATTAGCGATGTTGGTTTGAATACATTAAAGTATTCGTATGGAGGCGGAATACGGTACACAATCAATGAAAAGGAACACCTGAATATAAGGCTGGATTATGGAATTGGTAGGGGAGGGAATAACGGGTTTTACATTATGGTATCAGAAGCCTTCTAA